In Ruania zhangjianzhongii, the following proteins share a genomic window:
- a CDS encoding helix-turn-helix domain-containing protein, which yields MQADRQDGQRVEALTRGLTVLRKLVDAGRPLSATAIAQEMGLHQSSVSRLLASLTDTGFVRKTSAGFTPDFGVLSLASASEQFPLIDRPRAAMRRIGERAGGLNVSLGMLWRRQMIYFLRRLASGEMIDFWWSNYPIQVSAPGMRLLLDQPEHDALATLQASRVRHGWHGNHDVLPATEEAALAAARERTEHDVLVLRHWHNPGEVGAAIPIRADEAYPVALALSGPAEIADDATLRIWLHDFRREVEATLQNNPRLGHAHDA from the coding sequence ATGCAAGCTGATCGGCAGGACGGCCAACGCGTTGAGGCGCTCACTCGCGGCCTCACCGTGTTGCGGAAACTGGTCGACGCCGGACGGCCGCTCAGTGCGACCGCCATCGCACAGGAGATGGGACTGCATCAGTCGTCGGTGTCCCGGCTCCTGGCTTCGCTGACCGACACCGGGTTCGTCCGGAAGACCTCCGCCGGTTTCACCCCGGATTTCGGCGTGCTGTCCCTGGCCTCCGCCAGCGAGCAGTTCCCACTGATCGATCGGCCTCGGGCTGCGATGCGGCGCATCGGCGAGCGGGCGGGAGGTCTGAACGTGTCCCTCGGGATGCTCTGGCGCAGGCAGATGATCTACTTCCTGCGCAGGCTCGCCTCCGGGGAGATGATCGACTTCTGGTGGTCCAACTATCCGATCCAGGTCTCTGCCCCGGGCATGCGGCTCCTCCTCGACCAACCGGAGCACGATGCGTTGGCGACCCTGCAGGCCTCCCGGGTACGGCACGGGTGGCACGGCAATCACGACGTGCTGCCCGCGACCGAGGAAGCAGCGCTCGCAGCGGCACGGGAGCGGACCGAGCACGACGTCCTGGTCCTGCGGCACTGGCACAACCCGGGCGAAGTAGGCGCCGCCATCCCGATCCGTGCCGATGAGGCCTACCCGGTGGCACTCGCGCTGTCCGGACCGGCTGAGATTGCCGACGATGCCACCCTCCGCATCTGGCTGCACGACTTCCGCCGCGAGGTCGAGGCCACGCTCCAGAACAACCCTCGCCTTGGACATGCGCATGACGCATAG
- a CDS encoding alkaline phosphatase D family protein codes for MVGIQQSDSLFRDTTMGRRALLGGMGAATLAFTFNMPDPASARVREPRFPSNPFTLGIASGDPLRNAVVLWTRLAPEKFAPYGGLDPSASIPVHWQVSKDENFTTIAREGTELAHPEYYFSVHADARGLRPSYTYFYRFIAGDYVSEVGRTRTAPAPGTRLGQLNFAFASCNSFGAGYFTSARHLGDEDLDLVFFLGDYIYEYAISTETSLRVGMEPVPTELNVETGSLSRYRLQYSLYKSDPDMIYAHRQAPWIATWDDHEVENEYPVEEATADDVVRRANAYRAYWEHMPLRKPQRPAGPEARMYRSFDYGRLARFNVLDVRQYRSVELSTKPIPDSPERRDSGRTMLGADQESWFLQRLTSSPARWNIVPQQVLMGMLDTLPGEQSQFAPAGWDGYQASQQRVLNTVAEQDVSNFVVLTGDIHRNYVLDLKADYDDPDSATVGAEFAGTSLTSGSDGTDDDSGLDDRYAANPHLHWGSLQRGYVRCHLDEDLLQVDYREVPYVTTPGAAVSTRSSFVVEAGVPGVQNA; via the coding sequence ATGGTCGGGATACAGCAGTCTGACTCCCTGTTTCGTGACACCACTATGGGCCGCCGGGCCTTGTTGGGTGGGATGGGCGCCGCAACTCTGGCCTTCACCTTCAACATGCCCGACCCCGCGTCCGCCCGGGTCCGGGAACCACGGTTCCCGTCCAATCCCTTCACGCTCGGCATCGCCTCCGGAGATCCGCTCCGCAATGCCGTCGTCCTGTGGACACGGCTTGCCCCGGAGAAGTTCGCTCCGTACGGCGGCCTGGACCCGAGCGCATCGATCCCGGTGCACTGGCAGGTGTCCAAGGACGAGAACTTCACCACCATCGCCCGGGAGGGTACCGAGCTCGCCCATCCGGAGTACTACTTCTCTGTCCATGCCGACGCTCGAGGTCTTCGGCCCAGCTACACCTACTTCTACCGGTTCATCGCCGGTGACTACGTCAGCGAGGTCGGCCGCACCCGCACGGCACCGGCCCCTGGGACACGCCTGGGCCAGCTCAACTTCGCCTTCGCCTCCTGCAACTCCTTCGGCGCCGGCTACTTTACGTCCGCACGGCACCTGGGGGACGAGGACCTGGACCTCGTCTTCTTCCTCGGTGACTACATCTACGAGTACGCCATCAGCACGGAGACGAGTCTGCGCGTGGGGATGGAGCCCGTCCCGACCGAGCTGAACGTCGAGACGGGATCACTCAGCAGGTACCGGCTGCAGTACTCGTTGTACAAGTCGGACCCGGACATGATCTATGCGCACCGACAGGCACCGTGGATCGCCACCTGGGACGACCACGAGGTGGAGAACGAGTATCCGGTGGAGGAAGCCACCGCTGACGATGTGGTGCGGAGAGCCAACGCCTACCGGGCCTACTGGGAACACATGCCGCTGCGAAAGCCGCAGCGGCCGGCGGGGCCAGAAGCGCGGATGTACCGCAGCTTCGACTACGGCCGCCTGGCGCGTTTCAACGTGCTGGACGTCCGCCAGTACCGCAGCGTGGAGTTGTCCACCAAGCCGATCCCCGACTCACCCGAACGGCGGGACTCCGGCCGGACGATGCTGGGTGCTGACCAAGAGTCCTGGTTCCTGCAACGCCTCACCTCCTCACCTGCCCGCTGGAACATCGTCCCGCAACAGGTCTTGATGGGGATGCTGGACACCCTGCCGGGCGAACAGTCGCAGTTCGCCCCCGCCGGGTGGGACGGCTACCAGGCGTCCCAACAGCGGGTGCTCAACACCGTCGCCGAGCAGGACGTCTCCAACTTCGTCGTCCTCACCGGAGATATCCACCGCAACTACGTGTTGGACCTCAAAGCCGACTACGACGACCCGGACTCAGCGACAGTCGGCGCGGAGTTCGCCGGCACCTCTCTGACCAGTGGATCCGACGGCACCGATGATGACAGCGGTCTTGACGACCGTTATGCGGCCAACCCTCACCTGCACTGGGGCTCACTGCAGCGTGGCTACGTCCGATGCCACCTGGATGAGGACCTGCTGCAGGTGGACTACCGGGAAGTGCCGTACGTCACCACGCCGGGCGCTGCGGTCTCGACGCGCTC